One window of Leptospira wolbachii serovar Codice str. CDC genomic DNA carries:
- a CDS encoding LptF/LptG family permease, whose product MAKPVDLRTVRVFSKDDLPPGFMVDTDRLGKWKRFKPSILRIYILKEILSPFLVALSFFTMIYMAVAIQKMIGLFVGKGVDFFRLLDYMGYVFGNTLPMTIPMACLMSGIMAAGRLSGDSEITAMRASGVSFPYIYSNFLVFGFLMTLIVGYLNFYLGPENTRKMKDFDNWIATYNPLLAIQPGQFSGDKTQDFFSEKGRTMYSGGIDADGNLSNVQIREWSISADGNDFIMVNNLAVPMGGSRMLQIINAKEGLLVEKKNLAGEYEKSVRLRKGYVIEWDPETNAIGITNFMDGEMDYNTPAKKDTKTMSINVKPDTFSLPMLFEIRNAIESEGLENIPGLEILKEYGLSIKGVGGLKQMVEQFKYELLMGASSGNQEDMAQKFALFTQLSELLNESKKTLTGFNVEIHKRFATPISCQIFFFLSFPLGLVVKRSGKGMSFTLAVVFLLIYYAFFIFGSGISYKENVPDWVGPWSANIVIATLSIYIMISRTDAKLPDSIRNRLGFYFRLRDQWEERIELIKNRFRKGK is encoded by the coding sequence TTGGCTAAACCGGTCGATTTACGAACGGTCAGAGTCTTCTCAAAAGATGACTTACCACCAGGATTTATGGTGGATACGGATCGTTTGGGTAAGTGGAAACGATTTAAACCTTCCATTCTTAGAATATATATATTAAAAGAAATTCTAAGTCCCTTTCTTGTTGCCCTTTCTTTTTTTACAATGATTTACATGGCTGTTGCCATTCAAAAGATGATTGGTCTATTCGTTGGTAAGGGCGTTGATTTCTTTCGTTTGCTCGACTACATGGGTTATGTATTTGGAAATACCTTGCCAATGACAATCCCTATGGCTTGCCTTATGTCTGGGATTATGGCTGCCGGTCGTTTGTCTGGTGATTCTGAGATTACTGCAATGCGGGCATCTGGAGTCTCTTTTCCTTATATTTATTCCAATTTCCTTGTTTTTGGGTTCCTAATGACTCTTATTGTAGGGTATTTGAATTTTTATTTAGGACCAGAAAACACCCGTAAGATGAAGGACTTTGATAATTGGATTGCAACCTATAACCCTTTACTCGCAATCCAGCCAGGTCAGTTCTCCGGTGATAAAACTCAGGATTTTTTCTCTGAAAAGGGAAGGACAATGTATTCCGGCGGTATTGATGCGGACGGAAATTTAAGTAATGTGCAAATTCGAGAATGGTCTATATCTGCAGATGGAAATGACTTTATCATGGTGAATAATCTAGCAGTCCCTATGGGTGGGTCTCGTATGTTACAAATCATCAATGCCAAAGAAGGTCTGTTAGTTGAAAAAAAGAATCTAGCAGGGGAATATGAGAAATCGGTTAGATTACGCAAAGGTTATGTAATCGAATGGGATCCTGAAACTAATGCAATAGGTATCACCAATTTTATGGACGGCGAGATGGACTATAACACTCCGGCCAAAAAAGATACAAAAACAATGAGTATCAATGTAAAACCAGATACATTCTCTTTGCCTATGTTATTTGAAATTCGTAATGCAATCGAATCGGAAGGACTCGAAAATATTCCAGGTTTAGAAATATTGAAAGAGTACGGACTTTCCATTAAAGGAGTGGGAGGTTTAAAACAAATGGTAGAACAGTTTAAATATGAGCTACTTATGGGTGCAAGTAGTGGGAACCAAGAGGATATGGCTCAAAAATTTGCGCTTTTTACTCAGCTCTCCGAACTTCTAAACGAATCGAAAAAAACGCTTACTGGATTTAATGTAGAAATTCATAAAAGGTTTGCCACTCCTATATCCTGCCAAATTTTTTTCTTTCTCTCTTTCCCTCTTGGCCTAGTAGTAAAACGTTCTGGAAAAGGAATGAGTTTTACCTTGGCAGTTGTCTTCCTTTTAATCTATTATGCATTTTTCATTTTTGGATCCGGTATATCTTATAAAGAAAATGTTCCAGATTGGGTAGGGCCTTGGTCTGCAAATATTGTGATTGCTACACTTTCGATTTATATAATGATTTCACGCACAGATGCAAAATTGCCTGATTCCATTCGGAACCGGTTGGGATTTTACTTCCGGCTTCGGGACCAGTGGGAGGAGCGCATAGAACTGATAAAAAATCGCTTCAGAAAAGGCAAATGA
- a CDS encoding FcpA-related putative periplasmic flagellar protein: MKFPILFLWISLIFLGSLSLSSKDTNQSSAKENRVESILPTTPESGSPWGDSSERLETINVLNLVDEKNSQKRWQDANKEYATAIDYFESGRKTIEKRREDSKKEIYYEDRYEWQKQIRKENKEKEFQKQLFDLRSQTVARLVKGMNLLDKIENPKVKESASYLDLKSGIYREYIKHQEAFKNYLQVIDFTHRYIDLSSKNESEAEPHRLLALSYEKMEQTAIRSKNQELYYEFKELKKKHLLRFAEIHYGRDSKEYASIEEKVGKDF, from the coding sequence ATGAAATTTCCCATCCTATTTTTATGGATTTCTTTGATTTTCCTAGGTTCTTTGTCCCTAAGTTCCAAAGATACAAATCAGTCGTCCGCTAAAGAAAATCGGGTGGAATCCATCCTGCCTACAACACCAGAATCAGGTTCTCCTTGGGGAGATAGTTCGGAACGTTTGGAAACAATCAATGTTCTCAATTTAGTGGATGAAAAGAATTCCCAGAAACGTTGGCAGGATGCGAACAAAGAATATGCAACCGCTATAGATTATTTTGAGTCAGGAAGAAAGACTATCGAAAAACGTAGAGAAGATTCTAAAAAAGAAATCTACTATGAAGATAGATATGAATGGCAAAAACAAATCCGGAAGGAAAACAAAGAAAAGGAATTTCAAAAACAACTCTTTGACCTGCGCTCACAGACTGTGGCACGTCTCGTAAAGGGAATGAATCTTTTGGATAAAATCGAAAATCCCAAGGTTAAGGAAAGTGCTTCCTACCTTGATTTAAAGTCTGGAATTTATAGAGAATACATCAAACACCAAGAAGCCTTTAAAAATTATCTACAAGTTATTGATTTTACTCACCGGTATATTGATCTTTCTTCTAAAAATGAATCAGAAGCAGAACCACACAGACTCCTTGCCCTATCCTATGAAAAAATGGAACAAACAGCAATCCGTTCGAAAAACCAGGAACTTTATTATGAATTTAAAGAATTAAAGAAAAAACATCTCTTGCGATTTGCTGAAATTCACTATGGTCGCGATTCAAAAGAATACGCGAGCATAGAAGAAAAGGTCGGGAAGGATTTTTAA
- a CDS encoding methylglyoxal synthase produces MVLIQRKMEITKKIVLIAHDNRKEDLLDWVKYNKGTLSKHHLSATGTTGKLIHEQIGLPVFRFISGPLGGDQQIGSKIVEDGIDFMVFFWDPLSAQPHDPDVKALLRIAVLYNIPMACNRSSADFLISSPLMETEYNRQLIDYGSRIPAKN; encoded by the coding sequence ATGGTACTAATTCAAAGAAAAATGGAGATCACTAAAAAGATCGTTCTCATTGCACATGATAATAGAAAAGAAGATTTATTAGATTGGGTAAAATACAATAAAGGCACCCTTAGCAAACACCATCTATCCGCAACAGGAACTACTGGAAAGTTGATTCACGAACAAATAGGTCTCCCTGTATTTCGGTTCATCTCTGGTCCTCTCGGCGGAGACCAGCAGATTGGATCCAAAATTGTTGAGGATGGAATTGATTTTATGGTTTTTTTCTGGGATCCCCTCTCTGCTCAGCCGCATGATCCAGATGTAAAAGCATTGCTCCGAATTGCAGTATTGTATAATATTCCAATGGCCTGTAACCGATCTAGTGCCGATTTTTTAATCTCGTCCCCTCTAATGGAAACAGAATACAATCGTCAATTGATTGATTACGGATCAAGAATACCGGCAAAGAATTAA
- a CDS encoding SRPBCC family protein, whose protein sequence is MNTFIYRSSFPVKKEVLFQFHEDPIGFETLVGGTNGIEIIKSPRSIQAGEEVVLKISILPFWKLTWIAKHIAYSKNNFFQDNQEKGPFRRFQHTHRFLDGLDGSNSSILSDEIQIDYYLWPISRFFLFPILYFMFRKRHALTANHFGVKAKLILCRYS, encoded by the coding sequence ATGAATACATTCATTTACAGGTCTAGTTTTCCCGTCAAAAAGGAAGTTCTGTTTCAATTCCACGAAGATCCAATCGGTTTTGAAACTTTAGTGGGTGGAACAAACGGAATAGAAATCATAAAATCCCCGCGATCCATACAAGCGGGAGAAGAAGTAGTTTTGAAGATTTCCATTCTGCCCTTTTGGAAACTAACCTGGATTGCGAAACATATTGCCTATAGCAAAAATAACTTTTTCCAAGATAACCAAGAAAAGGGTCCCTTTCGCAGATTCCAACACACACATCGATTTTTGGATGGGCTAGATGGAAGTAATTCCAGTATTCTTTCTGATGAAATTCAAATAGACTACTATCTTTGGCCTATCTCACGTTTTTTTCTATTCCCTATCCTTTATTTTATGTTCCGCAAACGACACGCGCTCACAGCAAATCACTTTGGGGTAAAAGCAAAATTAATTCTTTGCCGGTATTCTTGA